From Fusarium oxysporum f. sp. lycopersici 4287 chromosome 13, whole genome shotgun sequence, one genomic window encodes:
- a CDS encoding endoribonuclease L-PSP has translation MDGKMSSDQTTVSTSQGCPAIGPYSQAVIAGPYVFLSGQIPIDSTGKPLEGSIADKTHACCKSVQAVLSAAGSDISRVAKVTVFLDDMKNFAEFNAVYETYFTHKPARSCVAVKTLPKNLEVEIECVALMNTNEPRL, from the exons ATGGACGGCAAGATGTCATCAGACCAGACCACCGTTTCAACATCACAGGGATGCCCAG CAATCGGACCTTAT TCCCAAGCTGTAATCGCCGGCCCTTATGTCTTCCTCTCAGGCCAGATCCCAATCGACTCAACCGGCAAACCTCTCGAAGGAAGTATCGCAGACAAAACTCACGCATGCTGCAAGAGCGTCCAGGCAGTTTTGTCAGCGGCCGGTAGTGACATAAGCCGCGTGGCAAAGGTCACAGTGTTCTTAGATGATATGAAGAACTTTGCCGAGTTCAACGCGGTTTATGAGACCTATTTCACTCATAAGCCGGCTAGAAGCTGTGTAGCGGTGAAGACTCTGCCTAAGAATCTGGAGGTAGAGATTGAATGCGTGGCTTTGATGAATACCAATGAGCCTCGACTGTGA
- a CDS encoding hypothetical protein (At least one base has a quality score < 10), with translation MASLLSTAWVIAQVATVSGLAFNVPSSPPSNSSAQLADAPVGVSFEFFAFPGYWNDVPSTSTCLQNLKDLSGTWPPIRIGGTTQDRATYDASSSQQVTYTVANAGDAPSTLTFGPSFMSLAGTYDGKVTIGFNRRLNNLANTVAAAAKAVDQIGSLHAIELGNEPNFFSSSDPIAQGSSWTASADYASEVTWQDAVCGNLSASNLISAGVFFGTSPMSIAGLTAAEGQANSYVRQYCSHNYPQSKSTANLATLMSHSAIASQIKPFANEVAAAAGKNKPHVFGETNSATQGGGGISPTYGAGLWLLDYVMQSLIMGTETLYFHHGTIGNCQYCWWGRYSMGSPYFGAYFATMALAGADKIAPLDDQTTGYAAYAIFKDDKPIRVLLYNSDYYTSGSRPSQSFTLSGLSGSTVSAKRLTAAASTSRVDAGQSPTVAGQTFENGSCKIQGQSTVESATVSGGKATFTLQASEALLVLL, from the exons ATGGCTTCGCTTCTTAGCACCGCCTGGGTCATCGCACAGGTCGCCACTGTTTCGGGCTTGGCCTTCAATGTCCCGTCATCGCCGCCATCCAACTCAAGCGCCCAGCTTGCCGATGCCCCAGTCGGCGTTTC cttcgagttcttcgcGTTTCCAGGCTACTGGAATGATGTACCCAGCACCTCCACTTGTCTGCAGAACTTGAAGGATCTTTCGGGAACTTGGCCGCCTATCAGGATCGGAGGAACGACGCA GGACCGAGCTACCTACGATGCATCCTCCAGCCAACAAGTCACTTACACAGTGGCCAACGCTGGAGATGCGCCAAGCACGCTAACGTTCGGGCCGTCCTTCATGTCCTTGGCAGGCACATATGATGGGAAAGTAACCATAGGCTTCAATCGTCGACTCAACAACCTCGCAAACACCGTCGCTGCAGCAGCGAAGGCAGTTGATCAGATTGGCAGCCTCCATGCCATTGAGCTTGGCAACGAACCTAACT TCTTCAGTAGCAGCGACCCTATTGCCCAAGGCTCTTCCTGGACAGCTTCAGCGGACTACGCCAGCGAGGTTACCTGGCAAGACGCCGTGTGCGGCAATCTCTCCGCGTCTAACCTCATCTCTGCCGGTGTGTTCTTCGGAACCAGCCCGATGAGCATCGCTGGTCTGACTGCAGCCGAGGGCCAGGCCAACAGCTATGTTAGACAGTACTGCTCTCACAATTACCCGCAGTCCAAGAGCACTGCCAATCTAGCAACGTTGATGAGCCACAGCGCTATTGCATCCCAGATCAAGCCTTTCGCGAACGAAGTCGCGGCTGCGGCGGGGAAGAACAAGCCTCATGTGTTTGGAGAAACGAACTCTG CTACTCAGGGCGGTGGCGGCATCAGTCCAACTTACGGTGCTGGACTCTGGCTCCTCGACTACGTCATGCAATCCCTGATTATGGGAACAGAG ACTCTATACTTCCACCACGGCACCATCGGAAATT GCCAGTACTGCTGGTGGGGAAGATACTCTATGGGTTCTCCTTATTTCGGCGCCTACTTTGCCACGATGGCTCTCGCCGGCGCCGACAAGATAGCCCCTTTGGATGATCAGACGACCGGATACGCAGCATACGCCATCTTCAAAGACGACAAGCCCATCAGGGTTCTTCTGTACAACTCTGATTATTACACCAGCGGTTCTCGTCCTTCTCAGTCTTTTACCCTCTCCGGGCTTTCCGGTTCCACGGTTTCGGCCAAGAGGctcactgctgctgcttctaCATCCAGAGTCGATGCTGGTCAGAGCCCGACTGTTGCTGGGCAGACGTTTGAGAATGGATCGTGCAAGATTCAGGGTCAGAGTACGGTTGAGTCGGCCACTGTCTCGGGGGGAAAGGCGACGTTTACTCTTCAGGCTTCGGAAGctctgctggtgttgcttTAA